The following are from one region of the Cataglyphis hispanica isolate Lineage 1 chromosome 16, ULB_Chis1_1.0, whole genome shotgun sequence genome:
- the LOC126855409 gene encoding mediator of RNA polymerase II transcription subunit 25-like: MTMVTGPTEHGIQADVIFVIEGTAVNGAYLNDLKTNYLIPTLEYFSQGGIEDREYVSENSTTLYGIVVYHAADCLPSPCTETFGPYSNPQKLLMVLDKLEMVGGKGESFANIGEGLATGLQCFEDLQLRREPNTASQKHCILICNSPPYQTMIQESYKFAGHTVEQLAAIYQERNINISILSPRKIPALYKLFEKAGGDLQSSQTKNYAKDPRHLVLLRNYNLKERPVSPQMGGNVHNATNVTQIPLSPLQSNDSPNTNQVQQNIAPPNQQQGPPFRNQTPQNITVHQAVPSSMAAPMNARPPYNPQIAAPPNYHPPGVNIGPTRARWMRPSFIAPGATGPANTQGSALIAQLTQPPSSLGLNVAAFGQRLDVAGNNVMTANQQQQQQQQQQQQLSQQQQQLRLTMQLQQQNAQQASMSMSAQPTHSQPGSQLTVSCISQSVPTQVPQTVTASQQAPVSVSSITQQQITHSQAQGTVSTGTVQGQPLVRERQNIWQGIVEWIEKAKNPTDAQKQTRHVPCQVSANAKDGEPELKADTWPPKLIMQLMPKQLIGNIGGSYLKNSKSVLFHPTPCEALESLTKMMSAGFAGCVHFTSAPSSPACEIKVLILLYTAEKKTYLGFIPNDQTAFVDRLRKVIQQQKTSHASMRQGQANPGPGNTIPAPMPTTGTQGGILMSQTNTMAMGGGQITQNVVSTNAPQQTLTSTSGPQTQMNMQNSGMSGPQANTGAGGMIGQQRPPFDDIEMARHQNLLKIQHLRQTLEAAQQQEAQYKSQLEVNIQQNLEVAQQQEMQYKQQLEAQQAQRGLNPVAMSNQQANAQRLMRPVSTNNLGLRHLLQQPQPQYRQVFGVQQQMVGARGQIAARPMAPGNTQNQQFEDVPNYDFLG, from the exons GACAATGGTAACAGGACCTACTGAACATGGAATACAAGCTGATGTTATATTTGTCATTGAAGGAACGGCTGTTAATGGCGCATATCTCAATGATCTTAAAACTAATTATCTTATTCCTACATTAGA ATATTTTAGTCAAGGTGGCATAGAAGATAGAGAATATGTCTCTGAG aatAGTACAACATTATATGGAATAGTTGTTTATCATGCTGCTGATTGTTTACCATCACCTTGTACAGAGACTTTTGGACCTTATTCAAATCCTCAGAAGCTACTGATGGTCTTGGATAAACTTGA AATGGTTGGTGGAAAAGGAGAATCTTTTGCAAACATAGGTGAAGGTCTTGCAACAGGATTACAATGTTTTGAAGATTTGCAATTAAGACGAGAGCCAAACACTGCATCTCAAAAACATTGTATCTTGATATGTAATTCACCTCCATATCAAACTATGATTCAAGAATCTTATAAGTTTGCAGGTCATACTGTTGAACAATTAGCTGCTATTTATCAAGAG agaaatattaacatatctatattatcTCCGAGAAAGATTCCagcattatacaaattatttgaaaaagctGGCGGTGATTTACAGTCATCGCAAACGAAAAATTATGCCAAAGATCCGCGACATTTGGTGCTACTGCGAAATTACAACTTAAAGGAAAGACCTGTTAGTCCGCAAATGGGCGGTAATGTCCACAACGCAACTAACGTGACGCAAATCCCTCTAAGCCCGTTGCAAAGTAATGACAGCCCGAATACTAATCAAGTACAGCAGAACATCGCTCCGCCGAATCAGCAGCAAGGTCCTCCCTTCAGGAATCAAACACCTCAGAATATTACGGTCCATCAGGCCGTACCGTCGAGTATGGCGGCGCCGATGAACGCGCGACCACCTTATAATCCGCAGATAGCTGCGCCACCGAATTATCATCCGCCGGGAGTGAATATAGGGCCCACGAGAGCTAGATGGATGCGACCATCATTCATAGCGCCGGGAGCTACCGGGCCTGCAAATACGCAGGGCAGCGCACTGATAGCGCAATTAACGCAGCCACCTTCGTCATTAGGACTCAATGTAGCTGCATTTGGTCAAAGATTAGATG tagcTGGCAATAATGTTATGACAGCTAatcaacaacagcagcagcagcaacaacagcagcagcaactctcacagcaacaacaacaactgCGATTGACAATGCAGTTGCAACAGCAAAATGCACAACAGGCCAGCATGTCTATGTCTGCCCAACCGACTCACAGCCAACCGGGATCGCAACTCACTGTATCTTGCATTAGTCAATCAGTGCCTACTCAAGTGCCACAGACTGTCACAGCTTCGCAACAGGCGCCAGTCTCAGTGTCTTCTATTACGCAACAACAAATTACTCATTCTCAAGCACAA GGCACTGTGTCTACTGGAACTGTACAGGGTCAACCACTCGTACGTGAACGCCAAAACATCTGGCAAGGCATTGTGGAATGGATTGAAAAGGCCAAAAATCCTACGGATGCACAAAAGCAAACGAGACATGTTCCATGTCAAGTCTCGGCTAATGCGAAGGATGGAGAACcagaatt gAAAGCTGATACATGGCCGCCAAAATTGATAATGCAATTAATGCCGAAACAATTGATAGGAAATATTGGTGGttcttatttaaagaattctaAATCCGTTCTTTTTCATCCAACGCCATGTGAAGCATTGGAATCTTTGACGAAAATGATGAGCGCTGGATTT GCAGGTTGTGTCCACTTCACCTCCGCTCCGTCGAGCCCGGCTTGTGAAATAAAAGTACTTATACTTTTGTAtactgcagaaaaaaaaacatatttaggTTTTATCCCGAACGACCAAACAGCTTTTGTAGACCGTCTTCGCAAAGTAATACAACAACAGAAAACGTCTCACGCTTCTATGAGACAAGGACAA GCTAATCCTGGACCGGGAAATACAATTCCTGCACCCATGCCTACCACAGGTACACAAGGTGGTATTCTTATGTCCCAAACGAATACTATGGCAATGGGTGGTGGCCAAATAACGCAGAACGTTGTGTCAACTAACGCTCCTCAGCAAACCTTAACTTCGACCAGTGGCCCACAAACTCAAATGAATATGCAG aatagtGGAATGAGTGGTCCACAAGCGAATACTGGTGCTGGTGGTATGATAGGACAACAACGACCTCCATTTGATGATATAGAGATGGCTAGgcatcaaaatttattgaaaattcaaCATCTAAGGCAAACATTAGAAGCTGCACAACAGCAAGAAGCACAATATAAATCTCAATTAGAAGTAAAT ATTCAACAAAATCTAGAAGTGGCCCAACAACaagaaatgcaatataaaCAACAACTTGAG GCGCAACAGGCACAGAGAGGCCTTAATCCAGTTGCTATGTCTAACCAACAGGCCAACGCTCAAAGATTGATGCGACCTGTCTCCACCAATAATCTTGGTCTCAGACATTTATTACAACAG CCACAACCTCAGTACAGACAAGTGTTTGGAGTGCAACAACAAATGGTAGGTGCAAGGGGACAGATAGCAGCAAGGCCAATGGCACCTGGTAATACACAAAATCAGCAGTTTGAGGATGTACCGAATTACGACTTTCTTGGTTGA
- the LOC126855419 gene encoding RING finger and transmembrane domain-containing protein 2-like, whose translation MDENRPIEGASMGNCDLTMPNISDSNEDRQIQELPASTRYTLGSISPATAFNFSVRTAERSRIFADNISSTIQGIRPLIQQAAPNISLTSLLTIHGLRNQDHPVALPSDSYVINLEEPVINSARNESMRNHHHHVTSTLSNDLSSNMHEGANEIIESQNNNNASENNTINNNNVQIGPETRAMLKQLQQYVPFVTILLAKSLYDHRAGIFMFVVLLITFIHANNDLKREIAKQHNRSWSLLMLILCYIIACIMFVGYTFDLHAFAPYAEPLTIWDLLCYVTVMDFFLKLITIMCKVVLTCLPVRLLAFQNRGKYYLMVEATSQLYRCVAPVQPWLYYLFETYQGPEKIVGIFFSVMYTMSKGSDLLSRLKLFRIAVWKLFQNVSLGVSPSKEQVIASGGICAICHEEYTTPVKLHCKHIFCEACVSTWLDRERSCPLCRASITDDPIYRDGHTTHFIQLY comes from the exons ATGGATGAGAATAGACCAATAGAAGGGGCATCAATGGGTAATTGTGATTTGACAATGCCTAACATATCAGATTCAAATGAAGATAGACAAATTCAAGAGTTACCAGCTAGTACTAGATATACATTGGGAAGCATAAGCCCTGCAACAGCGTTTAATTTCAGTGTCAGAACCGCAGAGCGCTCTAGAATATTTGCAGATAATATATCCTCTACTATTCAAGGAATTCGTCCTCTTATACAACAGGCAGCA CCTAATATATCATTGACATCACTCTTGACCATTCATGGACTCCGAAATCAAGATCATCCGGTTGCATTACCAAGCGATAGCTATGTAATCAATCTAGAAGAACCTGTAATAAACAGTGCTCGTAACGAATCTATGCGCAACCATCACCACCACGTAACATCAACACTGTCAAATGACTTATCGAGCAATATGCACGAGGGTGCAAATGAAATTATAGAAAgccaaaataataacaatgccTCAGAGAACAATACCATCAACAATAACAATGTCCAAATAGGTCCGGAAACTCGAGCGATGTTGAAGCAGCTTCAACAATACGTTCCCTTCGTTACAATTCTTCTTGCTAAAAGTCTCTATGATCACAGAGCTggaatatttatgtttgttgTACTACTGATTACATTCATTCACGCTAATAACGATCTCAAACGCGAGATCGCCAAACAGCATAATCGTAGTTGGTCGCTACTTATGCTAATCCTTTGCTACATCATTGCCTGTATCATGTTTGTCGGTTACACATTCGATCTACACGCTTTCGCTCCTTATGCAGAGCCACTCACAATTTGGGACTTGCTCTGCTATGTCACAGTGATGGATTTCTTCCTCAAACTTATCACCATTATGTGCAAAGTTGTCTTGACTTGTCTACCGGTACGATTACTGGCATTTCAAAATCGC ggcaaatattatcttatggTGGAAGCAACGTCTCAACTTTATCGATGTGTTGCGCCTGTCCAACCTTGGTTGTATTATCTATTCGAGACGTATCAAGGTCCAGAAAAAATCGTAGGAATTTTCTTTTCCGTGATGTATACCATGAGCAAAGGTAGCGATCTATTATCACGTCTCAAACTGTTTCGCATCGCAGTATGGAAATTATTCCAAAATGTG aGCTTAGGAGTATCTCCATCAAAGGAACAGGTGATTGCATCTGGCGGTATTTGCGCTATTTGTCACGAAGAATATACTACGCCGGTCAAGCTTCATTGCAAACATATTTTCTGCGAAGCTTGCGTCTCAACGTGGCTCGATAGAGAGCGATCGTGTCCGCTGTGTCGCGCGTCCATCACAGACGATCCGATTTATCGGGATGGTCATACGACACACTTTATCCAATTGTATTGA
- the LOC126855726 gene encoding citrate synthase, mitochondrial-like — protein MFQPSRGCQRGLFTLWDKGKNCITFSERKTNFGRERMTVSKTRGEPSTSTNLKEALCEKIPVHHDLLRYIRRNFGPNIVSQITIDSLYDGLNDVKSIVKETSEIDPKHGLMFRGLTLPEVITLLPRQGNSPSAEAVFWLLLTGDIPTQQQTASLIADWTSRRQKCVEWWSGPRGETIVSVLRSMPEAITPMHRLSIALTIFNISKQAKEAKRYGAMPYTYWEYAYEDGMELLATLPAIVGLVAKKKMLTNVNYDCDWVQFLLECLTNINESFDSQKPSIADFLRLYITLNADDDGGAPAAHVTHILGATDLHINEVLSSSVLAYIDEPKSGTMSQWKELQTKVQNALGQAWTEQALRTHVLNLCSRDKLIGHKEADFSDPRYTALLDYSRQHFPNNSEIKLSRDITRILQSELQTPKKQPLYPEQSIIASIIFQRYGLTDMSFNQTILYMARTLGIIASIIWTKVVNAPVEHPISMCTYSYIESARDESAKKHKKSRTHWPL, from the exons ATGTTTCAACCGTCAAGAGGATGTCAGAGAGGTCTATTCACTCTGTGggataaaggaaaaaattgcatCACGTTCAGTGAAAGAAAGACTAACTTTGGAAGAGAACGTATGACG GTAAGCAAGACGAGAGGAGAACCCAGCACGAGCACAAACTTAAAAGAGGCTCTCTGCGAGAAGATTCCCGTGCATCACGATCTTCTCAGATATATTCGACGTAATTTCGGTCCGAATATTGTTAGTCAGATTACAATCGACAGCCTATACGATGGATTAAACGATGTAAAATCAATCGTCAAGGAAACTTCGGAAATCGACCCTAAGCACGGT CTCATGTTCCGTGGATTGACGCTACCGGAAGTAATCACTCTATTGCCCCGTCAAGGAAACTCGCCGAGTGCGGAAGCTGTCTTTTGGCTGCTTTTAACCGGTGACATCCCGACGCAGCAGCAGACAGCTTCGTTGATAGCCGATTGGACATCGCGACGTCAAAAATGTGTCGAGTGGTGGTCAGGACCGCGAGGTGAAACGATAGTTTCAGTTTTGCGTTCTATGCCCGAGGCAATTACACCCATGCATAGATTATCGATCGCACTCACAATTTTCAACATCAGCAAACAAGCAAAGGAGGCCAAGAGATACGGTGCTATGCCGTACACATATTGGGag TATGCTTATGAAGATGGTATGGAATTACTTGCAACCTTACCAGCGATCGTCGGTCTggttgcaaagaaaaaaatgttaacaaaTGTAAACTATGATTGCGATTGGGTGCAATTTCTATTAGAATGCTTAACGAATATAAACGAGAGTTTTGACAGCCAAAAACCATCGATCGCGGATTTTCTCAGATTGTACATTACTTTAAACGC TGATGATGATGGCGGGGCTCCTGCCGCTCATGTCACGCATATTTTGGGTGCAACTGATCTCCATATAAATGAGGTATTATCGAGCAGCGTTTTGGCGTACATCGACGAACCGAAAAGTGGAACGATGTCGCAG TGGAAAGAATTGCAAACGAAAGTCCAGAATGCGCTCGGCCAAGCGTGGACGGAACAGGCTTTGAGAACTCACGTGCTAAATTTATGTAGCAGAGATAAATTGATAGGACACAAAGAGGCGGATTTCAGCGATCCACGATACACGGCTCTTTTGGATTATTCCAGACAACATTTTCCCAATAATTCCGAAATCAAG CTCTCGCGGGATATTACGCGGATATTACAATCAGAGCTCCAGACACCGAAGAAGCAGCCTCTTTATCCGGAACAGAGTATCATagcttcaattatttttcag CGCTACGGATTGACGGATATGAGCTTCAATCAAACGATACTTTACATGGCGCGGACTTTGGGAATAATTGCCTCGATTATTTGGACGAAAGTTGTAAATGCGCCTGTCGAGCATCCGATATCAATGTGCACTTATAGTTATATAGAATCGGCTCGTGATGAAAGCgcaaaaaagcataaaaaaagcAGAACGCACTGGCCATTGTAA
- the LOC126855423 gene encoding ras-like protein family member 10B: protein MDRSLKDNETTSSSILQANRRLLELDLDYLERRGGNTITYEGAEGGSKEEDSPADTLDRVKVVFLGAPGVGKTSIIRQFVWSEFSEEYTPTERRETFYPSVVLADRLYELKITDLPAIPYFPVSSHLEWTDFRYYGLRSATAYVLVFDLSNQDTFQYIRTLREQIYEARDMRGVPLLVVGNKQDELSQTVASGTRYRDIVNLVRKHWRCGYVECSARFNCRVVQVFRELMKSIQAIEGRPNSPSPAASQPMRSYQHDTGEKCILL, encoded by the exons ATGGATCGCTCGCTGAAAGACAACGAGACAACGTCGAGCTCAATCTTGCAAGCGAACAGACGGCTTTTGG AGCTGGACCTCGATTATTTGGAAAGAAGAGGCGGAAATACAATAACTTACGAAGGTGCCGAAGGCGGCTCGAAAGAGGAGGATAGTCCCGCGGATACATTAGATCGCGTCAAAGTTGTCTTCCTAGGTGCACCCGGCGTGGGAAAAACAAGTATAATCCGA CAATTTGTTTGGAGCGAGTTCTCCGAAGAATACACGCCGACCGAACGACGAGAGACATTTTATCCGAGTGTGGTGCTGGCCGATCGATTGTACGAATTAAAGATCACCGATCTGCCGGCCATTCCGTACTTCCCGGTTAGCTCGCATTTGGAATGGACCGACTTCCGTTATTACGGATTGCGAAGCGCGACAGCGTACGTGCTCGTGTTCGATCTCAGTAATCAGGACACGTTTCAG TATATCAGGACGTTACGCGAACAAATCTACGAGGCGCGCGACATGAGAGGCGTACCGTTGCTGGTGGTTGGAAACAAGCAAGACGAATTGTCGCAGACCGTTGCTTCCGGAACCAGATACAGAGACATCGTGAATCTTGTCCGAAAGCATTGGAGATGCGGTTACGTCGAGTGTAGTGCCAGATTTAACTGTCGCGTCGTACAG GTATTTCGGGAACTGATGAAGAGTATTCAGGCGATAGAAGGTAGGCCAAACTCGCCGTCACCCGCGGCTTCGCAACCGATGCGATCTTACCAACACGATACCGGCGAGAAGTGTATTCTTCTCTGA
- the LOC126855417 gene encoding odorant receptor coreceptor gives MMKMKQQQGLVADLMPNIRVMKMFGHFVFNYYDDNSSKYLHKVYCCVNLFLLLLQFGLCAVNLIIESADVDDLTANTITLLFFTHSIVKIIYFAVRSKYFYKVWGIWNNPNTHPLFAESNARYHAIALKKMRLLLFLVGATTVLSAIAWTILTFFEHPIRKIVDPVTNETTIIELPQLLVRSFYPFDASSGIKHVLVLIYQFYWVLFMLINANSLDVLFCSWLLFACEQLQHLKHIMKPLMELSATLDTVVPNSSELFKAGSADHLRESENTQSQLPAPPQGDSMLDLDLRNIYSNRQDFTATFRPTAGMNFNGGVGPNGLTKKQEMLVRSAIKYWVERHKHIVRLVTAVGDAYGFALLLHMLTTTITLTLLAYQATKVNGINVYAASTIGYILYTFGQVFLFCIFGNRLIEESTSVMEAAYSCHWYDGSEEAKTFVQIVCQQCQKAMSISGAKFFTVSLDLFASVLGAVVTYFMVLVQLK, from the exons ATGATGAAGATGAAGCAGCAGCAGGGCCTTGTGGCCGATCTAATGCCCAACATAAGGGTCATGAAGATGTTCGGACACTTcgtattcaattattatgatGACAATTCGTCCAAGTACTTGCATAAAGTGTATTGCTGc GTGAATCTGTTCCTGTTGCTGTTGCAATTCGGTCTGTGCGCTGTGAATCTGATAATCGAGAGCGCCGATGTCGATGATCTCACGGCCAACACGATCACTCTCCTCTTCTTCACGCACAGCATCGTCAAGATCATCTACTTTGCCGTGAGAAgcaaatatttctacaaagtGTGGGGAATATGGAACAATCCAAATACGCATCCGCTCTTTGCCGAAAGCAATGCCAGATACCACGCAATCGCTTTGAAAAAGATGAGGCTGTTGCTCTTCTTAGTCGGCGCTACCACCGTGCTCAGCGCGATAGCATGGACCATTCTTACCTTCTTCGAGCATCCGATCAGAAAAATCGTAGATCCAGTCACGAATGAGACGACGATTATCGAG TTACCACAACTATTGGTCCGTTCGTTCTATCCGTTCGATGCCAGTAGCGGGATAAAGCACGTGTTGGTActcatatatcaattttattgggTGCTCTTCATGCTTATTAACGCCAATTCGTTGGATGTACTATTCTGCTCATGGTTGCTATTTGCCTGCGAACAGCTGCAGCATCTGAAGCATATCATGAAACCTCTCATGGAGTTGAGCGCAACTTTGGACACCGTGGTTCCTAATAGCAGTGAGCTCTTCAAG GCCGGTAGCGCGGATCATCTTCGCGAATCGGAGAATACTCAGTCTCAATTACCAGCACCTCCCCAAGGCGACAGCATGCTAGATCTCGATCTTCGTAACATATACAGCAATCGGCAGGATTTCACGGCAACCTTCCGGCCGACTGCCGGGATGAACTTCAACGGCGGCGTAGGACCGAACGGGTTAACGAAAAAGCAGGAAATGCTCGTGAGGAGTGCCATCAAGTATTGGGTGGAAAGACACAAGCATATTGTCAG aTTGGTCACCGCAGTCGGAGACGCTTATGGTTTCGCGCTTCTACTTCACATGCTGACGACAACCATTACTTTGACGTTACTCGCCTATCAAGCGACAAAG GTGAACGGTATAAATGTTTACGCGGCATCCACGATCGGCTATATACTCTATACGTTTGGCCAAGTCTTCTTGTTTTGCATATTTGGAAATCGCTTGATAGAGGAG AGCACTTCGGTGATGGAAGCGGCTTATTCTTGCCACTGGTACGATGGATCGGAGGAAGCTAAGACCTTCGTGCAGATCGTGTGTCAACAGTGTCAGAAAGCTATGTCAATATCAGGGGCGAAATTCTTCACGGTGTCTCTAGATCTCTTTGCTTCG GTGTTGGGAGCCGTAGTAACCTATTTCATGGTGTTGGTGCAATTGAAGTGA
- the LOC126855426 gene encoding uncharacterized protein LOC126855426, with protein sequence MFYLGICAVLWSAMTCSLGFTMDRSALVPPTWDMAPSLDTYQRVDSALNDAVFGSNFSIPFFPRHEFDVSNNSNVKLELQENKHEFNNAWQIIDLSDQPKSVPSLITADSKTEEMNHDSMWNVFDVFSKIGIAIFRSLLESLSRNHGTFEDDFSLHRSFPLKPIVTNLIENTIKKLKSIPNHNGYMLIAIVPKSEQAAIIDLMQHEISPKDTLLVMMQICAGNKTSVPLLVQGPNNEILREVVTIEELPMMIKKAITSNYHGSGYTDKKKRNIPIVSHLPIEIFSRELLMRKRVTKDKDAVEKLDTVSTVKTTITEKGK encoded by the exons ATGTTTTATCTTGGTATCTGTGCGGTGCTGTGGTCGGCGATGACATGTTCTCTTGGATTCACGATGGATCGTTCAG CACTTGTGCCGCCCACGTGGGACATGGCACCGTCCTTGGACACTTATCAAAGGGTCGACTCTGCTTTGAACG ACGCAGTTTTCGGTAGCAACTTCTCCATCCCGTTCTTTCCTAGACACGAATTTGATGTATCTAACAACAGCAATGTAAAGTTAGAACTACAGGAGAACAAGCACGAGTTTAACAACGCTTGGCAAATCATCGATCTCAGTGACCAACCAAAATCTGTTCCTTCTTTGATTACAGCTGATTCTAAAACAGAGG agatGAATCACGACAGTATGTGGAATGTTTTTGATGTATTCTCCAAAATTGGAATAGCAATCTTCCGATCTCTGCTCGAATCGTTGAGTAGAAATCATGGTACATTCGAAGACGATTTTTCATTGCACAGATCGTTTCCTCTTAAGCCAATTGTTActaatttaatcgaaaatacTATCAAAAAGCTCAAGTCTATTCCAAATCACAATGGTTACATGTTAATCGCTATCGTGCCGAAAAGCGAACAAGCTGCCATCATCGATCTTATGCAACACGAA ATTTCTCCGAAAGATACTCTCTTAGTTATGATGCAAATCTGTGCCGGGAATAAGACATCTGTACCGTTGCTTGTACAAGGACCGAATAATGAAATTCTTCGGGAAGTAGTAACGATCGAGGAACTTCCGATGATGATTAAAAAAGCGATCACGAGCAATTATCACGGTTCAGGATACACAGATAAAAAGAAGCGCAATATTCCGATTGTCTCACATCTGCCGATCGAGATTTTCTCGCGAGAACTGCTAATGCGGAAACGAGTTACCAAAGATAAGGATGCCGTTGAAAAACTG GATACTGTAAGCACCGTAAAGACAACAATTACTGAGAAAGGGAAATAA